TGCTCCCCGGCTTGAGCGAGGTCGCGACCTCGTTGCCACGGGTGGTGGAGCGCAGGTTGCCGCTGGTGCCCTGTCCACGTCGGATGTAGAAGCTGTCGCCCGCGGCCAGGGTGGTCTGGCCCTTGGCGGTGATAATTGACCCGGCGTTCTCTACTTCGGAACCCAACAACAAGGCATAGCCGCCCCCCGCGGTGGAAGTGGCGGCGCGGTGGGTTTCGATCAGCGCGCCCTGCTGCACTTGGACTTTGCCGGCGGCGTCAGTGAAGGTCGGCTGGCTGCCGGTGGCATCGACGTACAAGCCGCGCTGGCTGAATTGCTCATCGCTGATGTTCGCCGCCACCGCCGCCAGGTTGCGCACGTTGACCTGGCTGCTGCCGCTGAACACGATGCCGTTGCGGTTGACCAGCATCACCGTGCCGTTGCCCTTGATCTGGCCCTGGATCTGGCTCGGTCGTGCCAGGGGATCGTTGACCCGGTTGAGCACGGCCCAGTCCGACTGCTGCTGGAAATCCACCGTGGTGTTGCGCCCGACGTTGAAGGTTTCCCAGTTGAGAATCGCCTTGTCGGCGGTTTGCTCGATCTTCACCGTGGTCTTGCCATCGGCCTGGGTCTGCTGCGGTCCCTTGGCGTTGAGCCAACCCTGGGTCAGGCTGTTATCGACCTTGAGCCCGCCATCGCCCAAACCATCGGACACCACTTGAATCTGGCCGAGCGCAGCTTGCCTACCCGCAGCCTGGGCCGCCTGCTGAGCCGCGATGGCGGCCACGGTGTTGTTGAGGTTGGTCAGCGAACGTTGCAACTGCGCATTGGCCCGTTGCTGCTGCGCCAAGGGTGGCGGCATGCCGGGCTGCGCCGTCGTGGGCCGCCCCGCGCCACCGGCCTGGGACGCGCCCTTGTCGGCAAACCAGGCTGAACTGAACGCCGTCGCCGCATGGGCATTGCCGGCCACCATCAACAACGCAATGACCTGGGCCAGCGGCTTGAGCCGCAACATCGACAACTCGCCATCGCGACGTGGAGCATTCAGGTTCGTCTGGGGTTTGCAGCGCAGCATCCTACTCATCCTTTCGGTTTGCTCTAAGGGGGCGCAACGCAGTGCTGTCAGGCTGCCAGCGTTGGTTATAGGGGATAGGCAGTTACAACCGCTCGGGACCGAACGGATGTCATGAAAATTTCATATGGCTGTGTTGGTGCGGGTGCCACGCGAAGATCAACAACGACCCCGGTCATTGCTGATTGATGTTGTGGATCGCTCCAAAGTGGTTTACATCGGACGACCGATGCCGTTGCAGACGTTGGGGTTGCCAACGCTTAACGGGTTGGTAGCCGACCAGAAGGTGGTCTGAACCGCCAGTTTCCAAGCGGGTGGCAATGGAACCAAGCGGTTAGCGGTGATAGCGGGGTCATTGCTGACGGGAGGGTGCGGGATGTAATGGCGACGGAGGAAGTCTCTTACTTGCGCGCTCTGGGTGGGGTCGGCATAGCACTGGCTGAAGATCAAGTTAGTGAAACCCAGGATCGGGTAGCCTGTGGTCGGGTACGCCACGACGCTTGGATCGTTGGGGTTGGTGGTTGCCGCAAATATCGGCACCCAGGCGTTTGGGTTGGCACGGTTGGCAACAGCGGGATAGGGAATCGAGGTGATGGCTGCCTTGACGTTCGCTGGTGCTGGAGAAACACCTGCAACTTGAGCCACTTTTGTCGCGTCATCCAAACCGGCCAACGTCGACGCCGCATAGGCGGGACTCATATAGGTGATACGACCTTGACCCGCGTTAACCGCATTCATGACACCTTGGCTACCGTTTGCTGATACCGCACCGGCTGGCAAGCTGCCGCTATAGCTGGAAGCGAAGTTGGTGGTGACGGCGAACGTCCCGGTTTCGGCGCACTTGGCATTCAGGAAACGGGTAAACAGCTCCGTAGTGCCACTGGAACCTTGAGGATAAACAACGGTAATCGCGCCGGTACGGCCTGCACCGGTGATCTGGCTCCAGTCAGTAAGCCGTCCGGAGAAGATGCCGCACAGTTGATTAACGCTCAAATCGACATTAGCAGTCCCTGCTTTATTAAAAGGAATAGCAATCGACGTGGCTGCCGACGGTATCTGGATCAATGGCCCCCAGGTCGCACCGTGAGCGCTGACGTAGGTATTCAGTTCGGTAGCGGTGAGCTTCGAGTCGCTAGCAGCCCAGTGCACATTTTTGCTGGTGTCGCCTGGCACGAACCGGGAGTAGTCGTTGCTCAGGAACGCTGCCTTGCCAGCTCCACTGCCCACACCGATGTAAGGTGCAAAACCGGCGGTCAACACGCCGGGCGTTTGGTAAAGCAGCTGAGGCAAAGTAGCGCCGCCACCATTGACATCTGCCATAGCCAACGGCGCGCATATACCACTGCACAACAATGCTACAGCCTTGGAGAAATGATTGAGCATGACAAGACTCCTGTCTTGGAATGCTGCGCCTGGCCCGAGCAACCCGAGCTGTAAGCGC
This genomic stretch from Pseudomonas wuhanensis harbors:
- a CDS encoding substrate-binding domain-containing protein; this translates as MLNHFSKAVALLCSGICAPLAMADVNGGGATLPQLLYQTPGVLTAGFAPYIGVGSGAGKAAFLSNDYSRFVPGDTSKNVHWAASDSKLTATELNTYVSAHGATWGPLIQIPSAATSIAIPFNKAGTANVDLSVNQLCGIFSGRLTDWSQITGAGRTGAITVVYPQGSSGTTELFTRFLNAKCAETGTFAVTTNFASSYSGSLPAGAVSANGSQGVMNAVNAGQGRITYMSPAYAASTLAGLDDATKVAQVAGVSPAPANVKAAITSIPYPAVANRANPNAWVPIFAATTNPNDPSVVAYPTTGYPILGFTNLIFSQCYADPTQSAQVRDFLRRHYIPHPPVSNDPAITANRLVPLPPAWKLAVQTTFWSATNPLSVGNPNVCNGIGRPM